One genomic segment of Mycolicibacterium gilvum includes these proteins:
- a CDS encoding pseudouridine synthase: MRRPPPLPVRDGLGPARVRVQGGLLVEEFQRRWGTGAKVVDGEVFCADGTVADDSTVLPPGAHVYLYRDLPDEVPVPFDIPVLHRDDDIVVVDKPHFLATMPRGSHVAQTALVRLRRELDLPELSPAHRLDRLTAGVLLFTVRREVRGAYQTLFVRGEAAKTYVAHSSHATDREFPMTIRNRLVKHRGSLQAVEEPGEPNAETVVEYLGEGMYRLTPRTGRTHQLRVHMAGLGIPITGDPLYPDVVDVPPGDFGAPLRLLAQALEFTDPISGELRRFTSGRTLAGE, translated from the coding sequence TTGAGACGTCCACCGCCGCTGCCTGTGCGTGACGGTCTCGGCCCCGCGCGGGTGCGGGTGCAGGGCGGTCTGCTGGTCGAGGAGTTCCAGCGCCGGTGGGGGACGGGCGCGAAAGTCGTTGACGGCGAGGTGTTCTGCGCGGACGGGACAGTGGCTGATGACAGCACGGTGTTGCCGCCCGGTGCGCACGTGTACCTGTACCGCGACCTGCCCGACGAGGTGCCGGTCCCGTTCGACATCCCGGTCCTGCATCGCGACGACGACATCGTCGTCGTGGACAAGCCGCACTTCCTGGCCACGATGCCCCGCGGCAGCCATGTGGCCCAGACAGCGTTGGTGCGGCTGCGTCGCGAACTGGACCTGCCGGAGCTGAGCCCCGCACATCGTCTCGACCGGCTGACGGCGGGGGTGCTGCTGTTCACCGTGCGCCGCGAGGTACGCGGGGCCTACCAGACGTTGTTCGTGCGCGGCGAGGCGGCCAAGACCTACGTCGCGCACTCGTCGCACGCGACCGATCGCGAGTTCCCCATGACGATCCGCAACCGGCTCGTCAAGCACCGGGGAAGTCTGCAGGCCGTGGAAGAGCCCGGCGAACCCAACGCGGAGACCGTCGTCGAGTACCTCGGCGAGGGGATGTACCGTCTGACGCCCCGCACCGGTCGCACGCATCAACTCAGGGTGCACATGGCGGGGCTGGGCATTCCGATCACGGGGGATCCGCTCTACCCCGACGTGGTCGACGTCCCGCCCGGCGACTTCGGCGCGCCGCTGCGGCTGCTCGCTCAGGCGTTGGAGTTCACGGATCCGATCTCAGGGGAGCTGCGCCGGTTCACCAGTGGCCGGACGTTGGCCGGAGAATAG
- a CDS encoding SDR family NAD(P)-dependent oxidoreductase, which yields MDRASFDRLFDMTDRTVVVTGGTRGIGLALAEGYALAGARVVVASRKADACEQAAHHLRELGAQAIGVPTHLGQVDDLGALVERTVAEFGGLDVLVNNAANPLAQPFGHMTVDALSKSFEVNLQGPVMLTQEALPHLKASDHAAVLNMVSVGAFIFAPMLSIYASMKAAMMSFTRSMAAEFVHDGIRVNALAPGPVDTDMMRKNPQEAIDGMVGGTLVGRLASADEMVGAALLLTSDAGSYITGQVIIADGGGTPR from the coding sequence ATGGATCGGGCGTCCTTTGACCGGTTGTTCGACATGACGGACCGGACGGTCGTCGTCACCGGCGGAACCCGGGGTATCGGCCTGGCGCTGGCCGAGGGCTACGCGTTGGCCGGCGCGCGGGTGGTCGTCGCGAGCCGCAAGGCCGACGCCTGTGAGCAGGCGGCGCACCATCTGCGGGAACTCGGTGCGCAGGCCATCGGGGTACCCACCCACCTGGGGCAGGTCGACGATCTCGGCGCGCTCGTGGAACGCACCGTCGCCGAGTTCGGAGGCCTCGACGTCCTGGTCAACAATGCGGCCAACCCGCTCGCGCAACCGTTCGGGCACATGACCGTCGACGCGTTGTCGAAGTCCTTCGAGGTCAACCTGCAGGGACCGGTCATGCTGACCCAGGAGGCCCTGCCGCATCTGAAGGCCAGCGATCACGCCGCGGTGCTGAACATGGTTTCGGTGGGCGCGTTCATCTTTGCGCCGATGCTGTCGATCTACGCCTCGATGAAGGCCGCGATGATGTCGTTCACCCGGTCGATGGCCGCCGAGTTCGTGCACGACGGCATCCGCGTCAACGCGCTCGCTCCGGGACCCGTGGACACCGACATGATGCGGAAGAACCCGCAGGAGGCCATCGACGGCATGGTGGGCGGAACTCTGGTGGGCCGCTTGGCATCTGCCGACGAGATGGTCGGCGCCGCGCTGCTGTTGACCTCCGATGCCGGCAGCTATATCACCGGCCAGGTCATCATCGCCGACGGTGGCGGCACGCCCCGCTAG
- a CDS encoding fatty acid desaturase family protein, which translates to MTELLETTPQRTISKTVAGKTITMTPDQLDAFGKELDALKESVIADLGERDATYIRRMIKAQRGLEIGGRALLFGGIFPPFWLAGTTMLGLSKIIDNMEIGHNVMHGQYDWMGDPAISSKGFEWDTACPADQWRHSHNYMHHTYTNIVGLDRDIGYGILRMSSDQKWRPYYLGNPVYAFLLMVLFQYGVALHEMESEKIAAGEITLTDKREILREIWAKTKRQTLKDYVAFPLLAGPFAPWVFAGNLTANLMRNVWSYMIIFCGHFPEDVQEFSIEETKAETRGQWYFRQVLGSANLTGGKLFHILSGNLSFQIEHHLFPDIPAFRHAEIAPKVREICERYGVPYNTGPLPRQFASVVRKIVKFALPF; encoded by the coding sequence ATGACCGAGTTACTCGAAACCACACCGCAGCGGACGATCTCCAAGACCGTCGCGGGCAAGACGATCACGATGACACCCGACCAGCTCGACGCGTTCGGGAAGGAACTCGACGCTCTGAAAGAGAGCGTCATCGCCGACCTCGGCGAGCGTGACGCCACCTACATCCGCCGGATGATCAAAGCCCAACGCGGACTGGAGATCGGCGGGCGGGCACTGCTGTTCGGCGGCATCTTCCCTCCGTTCTGGCTCGCCGGCACGACGATGCTGGGGTTGTCGAAGATCATCGACAACATGGAGATCGGCCACAACGTCATGCACGGCCAGTACGACTGGATGGGCGACCCGGCGATCTCCAGCAAGGGCTTCGAATGGGATACCGCGTGCCCGGCCGACCAGTGGCGGCACTCCCACAACTACATGCACCACACCTACACCAACATCGTCGGGCTGGATCGCGACATCGGCTACGGCATCCTGCGGATGAGCTCCGACCAGAAGTGGCGCCCGTACTACCTCGGTAACCCGGTGTATGCGTTCCTGCTGATGGTGCTGTTCCAGTACGGCGTCGCGCTGCACGAGATGGAGAGCGAGAAGATCGCCGCGGGCGAGATCACGCTCACCGACAAGCGGGAGATCCTGCGCGAGATCTGGGCCAAGACGAAGCGTCAGACGCTCAAGGACTACGTGGCCTTCCCGCTGCTGGCCGGTCCGTTCGCGCCGTGGGTGTTCGCCGGAAACCTGACGGCCAACCTGATGCGCAACGTGTGGTCGTACATGATCATCTTCTGCGGCCATTTCCCCGAGGATGTGCAGGAGTTCTCGATCGAGGAGACCAAGGCCGAGACCCGCGGACAGTGGTACTTCCGGCAGGTCCTCGGATCGGCCAACCTGACGGGAGGAAAGCTCTTCCACATCCTGTCCGGCAACCTGTCCTTCCAGATCGAGCACCACCTGTTCCCGGACATCCCGGCGTTCCGCCATGCGGAGATCGCGCCGAAGGTCCGCGAGATCTGCGAGAGGTACGGCGTGCCCTACAACACCGGACCGCTGCCGCGTCAGTTCGCGTCGGTGGTGCGCAAGATCGTCAAGTTCGCGCTGCCGTTCTGA
- a CDS encoding IS30 family transposase: MPSGVAVGWPVKREFFDLVCDGMPTTEASLAVGVSRRTGWFWWRQAGGMKLRKGGDGLGGLADAGDLERPGGRGRRLSFAERFEIDRGLQAGRSYAEIGRELGRDRSVIAREVKRNCLPDGRYHALMAHAAASQKARRPKTFKLDNPVLCALIAGWMDEGWSPKLISQVLAEVYAGDKLMQVSHETIYQCLYVQTRGQLRADLHKCLSTKRQARSPRGHRGRTGVYDPDTIFTISDRPAEANDRAVPGHWEGDLILGARHGSAIGTLVERSTRFVILLHLPVDHTAQSVAAAMIEAMGELPAHLRRSITWDRGSEMASWKHIQMQLNSPVFFCDPHSPWQRGTNENTNRLLRFWFEKGSDLSVHTRDDLNIVAAKLNNRPRPTLDLDTPAQRMAALLSQAA; this comes from the coding sequence ATGCCGTCGGGAGTGGCTGTTGGGTGGCCGGTGAAGCGGGAGTTCTTTGATCTGGTCTGTGACGGGATGCCTACGACCGAGGCATCGCTGGCGGTGGGTGTGTCGCGACGGACTGGATGGTTCTGGTGGCGCCAGGCTGGCGGGATGAAATTACGCAAAGGTGGTGATGGGCTCGGCGGTTTGGCCGATGCCGGCGATTTGGAACGTCCGGGTGGGCGCGGGCGCAGACTCAGCTTCGCGGAACGCTTTGAGATCGATCGCGGCTTGCAGGCAGGACGCAGTTATGCCGAGATCGGCCGTGAGCTGGGCCGCGACCGCTCGGTCATCGCCCGGGAAGTCAAGCGGAACTGTCTGCCCGACGGTCGTTACCACGCACTGATGGCCCATGCGGCTGCCAGCCAGAAAGCCCGCCGGCCCAAGACGTTCAAGCTCGACAACCCCGTGTTGTGTGCGCTGATCGCGGGGTGGATGGATGAGGGGTGGAGCCCCAAACTGATCTCGCAGGTGTTGGCCGAGGTCTACGCCGGTGACAAGCTGATGCAGGTGAGTCACGAGACCATCTACCAATGCTTGTACGTGCAGACGCGCGGCCAGTTGCGCGCTGACCTGCATAAATGTCTCTCAACGAAACGTCAGGCCCGTAGCCCGCGAGGGCATCGTGGCCGCACCGGGGTTTATGACCCGGACACGATCTTCACCATTAGCGACCGCCCGGCCGAGGCCAATGACCGGGCCGTGCCTGGCCATTGGGAAGGTGATCTGATCCTGGGCGCTCGTCATGGCAGCGCCATCGGCACCCTGGTCGAGCGTTCCACCCGGTTTGTGATCTTGCTGCATCTGCCGGTCGATCACACCGCCCAATCGGTGGCGGCAGCGATGATCGAGGCTATGGGCGAACTGCCCGCCCATCTACGGCGCTCGATCACCTGGGACCGGGGTAGCGAGATGGCCAGCTGGAAACACATTCAGATGCAACTGAACTCGCCAGTGTTCTTCTGCGATCCTCATTCGCCGTGGCAGCGCGGCACCAACGAGAACACCAACCGGCTCCTGCGGTTCTGGTTCGAGAAGGGCAGCGACCTCAGCGTGCACACACGAGACGACCTCAACATCGTCGCGGCGAAACTCAACAACCGACCGCGACCCACCCTCGACCTCGACACACCCGCACAGCGCATGGCCGCCCTACTTAGCCAAGCCGCATAG
- the glpD gene encoding glycerol-3-phosphate dehydrogenase, whose translation MSDPIPAPGNGETFLGPDERARAWQRLGSEQFDVIVIGGGIVGAGAALDAATRGLKVALVEARDFASGTSSRSSKMFHGGLRYLEQLEFGLVREALHERELSLTTLAPHLVKPLPFLFPLTNRVWERPYIAAGIFLYDQLGGAKSVPPQKHLTRAGALRLSPGLKRSSLIGGIRYYDTVVDDARHTMTVARTAAHYGAVVRTSTQVVALLREGDRVTGVQVRDSEDGRVTDVRGHVVVNATGVWTDEIQALSKQRGRFRVRASKGVHIVVPRDRIVSEVAIILRTEKSVLFVIPWGTHWIIGTTDTDWNLDLAHPAATKADIDYILGHVNKVLATPLTHDDIDGVYAGLRPLLAGESEETSKLSREHAVAVPSPGLVAIAGGKYTTYRVMAEDAIDAAAEFIPTRVAPSITEKVPLMGADGYFALINQTQSVGTYYDLHPYRVRHLLDRYGSLIGEVLKLAEDDPDLLNPITEAPVYLKVEAAYAAAAEGALHLEDILARRMRISIEYPHRGVDCAREVAEVVAPILGWSPEDVDREVSTYLARVEAEVQSQTQPDDASADALRAAAPEARAEILEPVPLN comes from the coding sequence GTGAGTGACCCGATCCCCGCGCCAGGCAACGGGGAGACGTTCCTGGGACCCGACGAGCGTGCCCGTGCATGGCAGCGGCTGGGCAGCGAGCAGTTCGACGTGATCGTCATCGGCGGCGGCATCGTCGGTGCGGGCGCGGCGCTGGATGCCGCCACGCGCGGATTGAAGGTCGCGCTGGTGGAGGCCCGTGACTTCGCGTCGGGCACGTCGAGTCGCAGCAGCAAGATGTTCCACGGCGGGCTGCGCTACCTCGAGCAGTTGGAGTTCGGACTGGTCCGCGAGGCCCTGCACGAGCGCGAGCTGTCGTTGACGACGCTGGCCCCACATCTGGTCAAACCCCTGCCGTTTCTCTTTCCGCTGACCAACCGGGTGTGGGAGCGTCCCTACATCGCCGCGGGCATCTTCCTCTACGACCAGCTCGGCGGTGCGAAATCGGTTCCGCCGCAGAAGCATCTGACCCGTGCCGGCGCGCTGCGCCTGTCGCCCGGGCTCAAGCGGAGCTCGCTGATCGGCGGAATCCGCTACTACGACACCGTCGTCGACGACGCCCGCCACACGATGACCGTCGCCCGCACAGCCGCGCATTACGGTGCGGTGGTCCGGACCTCCACGCAGGTCGTCGCGCTGCTGCGAGAGGGTGACCGGGTCACCGGCGTGCAGGTGCGCGACTCGGAGGACGGGCGGGTCACCGATGTCAGGGGTCACGTCGTCGTCAACGCCACCGGGGTGTGGACCGACGAGATCCAGGCACTGTCCAAGCAGCGCGGGCGTTTTCGCGTGCGCGCCTCCAAGGGCGTGCACATCGTGGTGCCCCGTGACCGCATCGTCAGCGAGGTCGCGATCATCCTGCGCACCGAGAAGTCGGTGCTGTTCGTCATTCCCTGGGGCACGCACTGGATCATCGGAACCACCGACACCGACTGGAATCTCGACCTCGCCCACCCCGCGGCCACCAAGGCCGACATCGACTACATCCTCGGCCACGTCAACAAGGTGCTCGCCACGCCGTTGACCCATGACGACATCGACGGCGTCTACGCGGGGTTGCGTCCGCTGCTGGCCGGGGAGAGCGAGGAGACCTCCAAGCTCTCGCGCGAGCATGCGGTGGCGGTGCCGTCCCCGGGTCTGGTCGCCATTGCGGGCGGTAAGTACACGACCTACCGGGTGATGGCCGAAGACGCGATCGACGCGGCCGCGGAGTTCATCCCGACCCGCGTCGCGCCGTCGATCACCGAGAAGGTGCCGCTGATGGGCGCCGACGGGTACTTCGCACTGATCAATCAAACCCAAAGTGTCGGTACATATTACGACCTCCACCCGTACCGCGTTCGGCATCTGCTGGACCGCTACGGGTCGCTGATCGGCGAGGTCCTCAAGCTCGCCGAGGACGACCCGGATCTGTTGAACCCGATCACCGAAGCGCCGGTGTACCTGAAGGTGGAAGCGGCCTACGCCGCGGCAGCCGAAGGCGCGCTGCACCTCGAGGACATCCTCGCGCGACGCATGCGGATCTCGATCGAATACCCGCACCGCGGCGTCGACTGTGCCCGCGAGGTCGCCGAAGTCGTTGCGCCCATTCTCGGTTGGTCTCCCGAGGACGTCGATCGGGAGGTGTCGACGTATCTGGCTCGCGTGGAAGCCGAAGTGCAGTCGCAGACCCAGCCCGACGACGCGTCGGCCGATGCGCTGCGCGCGGCCGCCCCCGAGGCGCGCGCCGAGATCCTTGAGCCGGTGCCGCTGAATTGA
- a CDS encoding TetR family transcriptional regulator, with product MNSRTPSSRRGHSSRSRSKDGNSRETLSREERKEATRRAIVDAALHLLAERGFSALSLREVTREAGIVPAAFYRHFDSMEALGLVLIDESFRSLREMLRGARAGKLDPNRVIESSVDILIDGVQQRREHWRFIGRERSTGVTVLRYAIRTEIRLITSELAIDLARFPALNTWSSEDLNILASVFVNSMIAIAEQLEDVTDTASVDEIRRTAVKQLRMITVGVAGWRSG from the coding sequence GTGAACAGTCGTACGCCCAGCTCACGAAGGGGGCATTCGAGCCGTTCTCGCTCGAAAGACGGCAACTCGCGGGAAACGCTGTCGCGCGAGGAACGCAAGGAAGCGACCCGGCGCGCGATCGTCGACGCCGCCCTGCACCTACTGGCCGAACGTGGCTTCAGCGCTCTGAGCCTTCGCGAGGTGACGCGCGAGGCCGGCATCGTCCCCGCCGCCTTCTACCGACACTTCGACTCGATGGAGGCGCTCGGCCTCGTCCTGATCGACGAATCGTTCCGCAGCCTGCGTGAGATGCTGCGCGGCGCGCGCGCCGGCAAGCTCGATCCGAACCGCGTCATCGAATCGTCCGTCGACATCCTCATCGACGGTGTTCAACAGCGCCGTGAGCACTGGCGCTTCATCGGACGGGAACGCTCCACCGGTGTCACCGTCCTGCGGTACGCGATTCGCACCGAAATCCGGCTGATCACTTCAGAATTGGCGATCGACCTGGCCCGCTTCCCCGCCCTGAACACGTGGAGCAGCGAAGACCTCAACATCCTCGCCAGCGTGTTCGTCAACTCGATGATCGCGATCGCCGAGCAGCTGGAGGACGTCACCGACACCGCCAGCGTCGACGAAATCCGCCGCACCGCGGTCAAACAACTGCGAATGATCACTGTCGGCGTGGCCGGGTGGCGCAGCGGTTAA
- a CDS encoding ferredoxin reductase translates to MFTEVLTKRSRRFALLDLLTGPHGVDRYTELVDPTWTRGNARAKVVGVRRSTPRSVTLTLAPNRAFDGFRAGQHINVSVEIDGRRRTRPYSPANAEGEANIELTIGRHDGGLVSTYLFDHARRGMVVGLDSVGGDFVLPARPAENILFVSGGSGITPVMSMLRTLRARRHAGQVTFVHYARSADEACYRAELAVIAREMPNVTVLHGYTRVATDSDLDGRFGAGQLPAGVTHADAVYACGPPALVDAVRELHPHAESESFVPPVFTADESGGGTVSFTTAGVDVVDDGRPLLNQAEDAGLAPESGCRMGICFSCTRRKTSGVVRNVVTGAVSSTEEEDVQICVSAAVGDVDIDL, encoded by the coding sequence ATGTTCACTGAAGTTCTGACCAAGCGCTCGCGACGTTTCGCGCTGCTGGACCTCCTCACGGGTCCGCACGGCGTCGACCGCTACACCGAGCTGGTCGACCCCACCTGGACGCGCGGAAATGCGCGCGCCAAGGTCGTCGGGGTGCGGCGCTCGACGCCGCGAAGTGTGACGCTCACTCTTGCCCCCAACCGGGCCTTCGACGGCTTCCGCGCCGGCCAGCACATCAACGTGTCGGTCGAGATCGACGGACGTCGCCGTACCCGCCCGTATTCGCCGGCCAACGCCGAAGGTGAGGCCAACATCGAGCTCACCATCGGACGCCATGACGGCGGGCTGGTGTCGACCTACCTGTTCGACCACGCTCGGCGCGGAATGGTCGTCGGTCTGGACTCGGTCGGCGGCGATTTCGTTCTGCCCGCCCGTCCGGCGGAGAACATCCTGTTCGTCTCGGGCGGCAGCGGCATCACCCCGGTGATGTCGATGCTGCGCACCCTGCGCGCCCGGCGCCACGCCGGCCAGGTGACGTTCGTCCACTACGCACGGTCGGCGGACGAGGCCTGCTACCGCGCCGAACTGGCTGTCATCGCCCGCGAAATGCCCAATGTGACCGTGCTGCACGGCTACACCCGGGTGGCGACGGACAGTGACCTGGACGGCCGCTTCGGTGCGGGGCAGTTGCCGGCCGGCGTGACCCACGCCGACGCGGTGTACGCATGCGGGCCGCCGGCGCTGGTCGACGCGGTTCGGGAACTTCACCCGCACGCCGAGTCGGAGAGCTTCGTCCCGCCGGTGTTCACCGCGGACGAATCCGGCGGTGGCACCGTCAGTTTCACCACCGCAGGGGTTGACGTCGTCGATGACGGGCGACCTCTGCTCAACCAGGCAGAAGATGCCGGCCTGGCTCCCGAGAGCGGATGCCGTATGGGGATCTGCTTCTCGTGCACCCGGCGCAAGACCAGTGGCGTCGTACGCAACGTCGTCACCGGTGCCGTGTCGTCGACGGAAGAGGAGGACGTGCAGATCTGCGTGTCCGCCGCCGTCGGTGATGTCGACATCGACCTGTAA
- a CDS encoding enoyl-CoA hydratase/isomerase family protein: MSSVLEVARPTPEIAVLTLNRPDKLNALSYELVEALHAELDALARDNACRAVVLTGAGRGFCSGLDLSAPNPEETGGGTEFPRSGMRWQERIADLTAKIHRLRQPVIAAVQGVAYGGGLGIAAACDIRVAAPTARFCTQFIKLGLGGCDIGVSYTLPRIVGAGVAFDMILTARTVAADEALRLGLVSRVSDTPVDEALAIAETLCNYGKFGVESTKQVLWANIEASSLEAALHLENRSQILASTSGEMRELAAKILRKG; the protein is encoded by the coding sequence ATGTCCTCGGTACTGGAAGTCGCCCGGCCCACGCCTGAAATCGCCGTCCTGACCCTGAACAGGCCCGACAAGCTCAACGCGCTGTCCTATGAGCTGGTCGAGGCACTGCATGCCGAACTCGACGCACTCGCCCGGGACAACGCCTGCCGCGCCGTGGTCCTCACGGGTGCGGGCCGCGGGTTCTGCTCCGGGCTGGATCTGAGCGCCCCGAATCCGGAAGAGACCGGCGGCGGCACCGAGTTCCCGCGGTCCGGGATGCGGTGGCAGGAGCGCATCGCCGACCTCACCGCGAAGATCCACCGACTGCGCCAGCCCGTGATCGCGGCGGTCCAGGGTGTGGCCTACGGCGGCGGGCTCGGCATCGCGGCAGCATGCGACATTCGGGTAGCGGCGCCGACGGCGCGGTTCTGCACGCAGTTCATCAAGCTCGGTCTCGGCGGATGCGACATCGGGGTGAGCTACACGTTGCCGCGCATCGTCGGCGCGGGAGTGGCGTTCGACATGATCCTGACGGCGCGCACGGTGGCCGCCGACGAGGCACTGCGACTCGGGCTGGTGTCCCGGGTGAGCGACACTCCTGTCGACGAGGCGTTGGCGATCGCCGAAACCCTGTGCAATTACGGGAAATTCGGTGTGGAGTCGACCAAGCAGGTGCTGTGGGCGAACATCGAGGCGTCGAGCCTCGAGGCCGCGCTGCACCTGGAGAACCGCAGCCAGATCCTGGCGTCCACCAGTGGCGAGATGCGCGAGTTGGCGGCGAAGATCCTGCGCAAGGGCTGA